A single window of Streptomyces cathayae DNA harbors:
- a CDS encoding ATP/GTP-binding protein yields MSPRRNRPKGAGSSGRSAGDDRSGRYGGWQSTENWQGEEWSVRHVAGSSAQGKAYRCPGCDQLIPDGVPHVVAWPAHAGADDRRHWHKACWNAKDRRTTRVQRSRNAPRF; encoded by the coding sequence GTGTCCCCGCGTCGCAACCGACCCAAGGGAGCCGGTTCGTCCGGCCGGAGCGCCGGGGACGACCGTTCCGGGCGGTACGGCGGCTGGCAGTCCACCGAGAACTGGCAGGGCGAGGAATGGAGCGTGCGGCACGTGGCGGGCTCCAGTGCCCAGGGCAAGGCGTACCGCTGCCCCGGCTGCGACCAGCTGATCCCGGACGGGGTGCCGCACGTGGTGGCCTGGCCGGCGCACGCGGGGGCCGACGACCGCCGGCACTGGCACAAGGCCTGCTGGAACGCGAAGGACCGCCGCACCACGCGGGTGCAGCGGTCCCGTAACGCGCCGAGGTTCTGA
- the scy gene encoding polarized growth protein Scy has product MRGYESQERDPAADVDHLSRFEAEMKRLKTEREKAIQHADDLGYQVEVLRAKLHEARRTIMSRPTYEGGDIGYQAEQLLRNAQVQADQLRADAERELSQVRAQTQRILQEHAEQAARLQSELHQEAVTRRQQLDQELAERRQTVESHVNENVAWAEQVRARSEQQARRLLDESRAEAEQALAAARAEAERVTAEARQRLRSEAEAARTEADQALRRARADAERLLNAASAQAQEATDHAEQLRTSTASESESARREAQELARAAEQRMADAEAALREARAEADKVLAEAKEAASKALSSAEAANETRTRTAKEQVARLVSEATKEAESTKADAEQVVADARAEAEKIVAEASEKARTITAEESATQLSKAAKTAEDVLNKASEDAKRTTRAAAEEAERIRGEAEAEADRLRAEAHDIATQLKGAAKDDTKEYRAKTVELQEEARRLRGEAEHLRADAVAEGEKIRAEARKEAVAQIEEAARSAEELLAKAKADADALRSTAQTDSEKVRTEAIERATTLRRQAEETLERTRKEAERHRAEATEQADALKEDAERAARELHEETERAVAARRAEAAEELTRLHTEAEERLASAEQALSEAREEAGRIRREASDEAERLRAEAAERARTLRGQAEAEAERLRTEAAADAAASRAEGESVAVRLRSEAAAEAERLKTEAQDSADRMRAEALAAAERLGAEASQALAGAQEEAARRRREAEELLGSARQEADQERERAREQSEELLAAARTRVEEAQAEAVRLVEEADRRATEMVSAAEQHAQQVRDAVADLHEQAQEEITGLRSAAEHAADRTRREAEEEADRVRGDAYAERERASEDASRLRREAQEETEAAKSLAERTVSEAISEAERVRSEVSEQAQRMRTEASDTVAEAEQSAARTRAEARQDANRIRSEAATQADTLITEARSEAERLTTETVAETDRQRAESVAKAEKLIADATGDAERLRAEASRAVGSAQQHAQQVRGESERLRADAEQTAERLVTSAREEAERALDEARKDANKRRSEAAEQVDTLITETAAEADKLLAEAQQQAQKTTADAEAQADSMVGAARTEADRLVSEATVEGNSRVEKSRTDADELLIEARQDATRIRERAEELRDRITGEIEELHERARREAAETMKSTGDRCDALIKAAEEQLAKAQAKAKELVSEANSEAGKVRIAAVKKAEGLLKEAEQKKATLVKEAEELKAEAIREARATVEEGKRELEVLVRRRADINVEISRVQDVLEALESFEAPGGGKDNGVKAAAAAGPPGQRSKSSDS; this is encoded by the coding sequence GTGCGGGGCTACGAGAGCCAGGAGCGAGATCCGGCGGCTGACGTCGACCACCTCTCTCGGTTCGAAGCCGAGATGAAGCGGCTGAAGACCGAGCGGGAAAAGGCGATCCAGCACGCCGATGACCTCGGCTACCAGGTCGAGGTGCTGCGCGCCAAGCTGCACGAGGCGCGGCGCACCATCATGTCCCGCCCCACCTACGAGGGCGGCGACATCGGCTATCAGGCCGAGCAGTTGCTGCGTAACGCGCAGGTGCAGGCCGACCAGCTCCGCGCGGACGCCGAGCGTGAGCTGAGCCAGGTGCGGGCGCAGACCCAGCGGATCCTCCAGGAGCACGCCGAGCAGGCGGCCCGGCTCCAGTCGGAGCTGCACCAGGAGGCCGTGACGCGGCGCCAGCAGCTCGACCAGGAGCTGGCGGAGCGCCGGCAGACCGTCGAGTCGCACGTCAACGAGAACGTGGCGTGGGCGGAGCAGGTGCGGGCCCGCTCCGAGCAGCAGGCCCGCCGGCTGCTCGACGAGTCCCGCGCGGAGGCCGAACAGGCCCTGGCCGCCGCCCGCGCGGAGGCCGAACGGGTGACCGCCGAGGCCCGCCAGCGGCTGCGCAGCGAGGCCGAGGCGGCGCGCACGGAGGCCGACCAGGCCCTGCGCCGGGCCCGCGCGGACGCCGAGCGGCTGCTGAACGCCGCCTCCGCGCAGGCGCAGGAGGCCACCGACCACGCCGAGCAGCTGCGGACGTCGACGGCCAGTGAGTCGGAGTCCGCCCGCCGCGAGGCCCAGGAGCTCGCCAGGGCGGCCGAGCAGCGCATGGCGGACGCCGAGGCGGCGCTGCGCGAGGCCCGTGCCGAGGCGGACAAGGTGCTCGCCGAGGCGAAGGAGGCCGCGTCGAAGGCGCTCTCCTCCGCCGAGGCCGCCAACGAGACCCGTACCCGCACGGCCAAGGAGCAGGTCGCCCGGCTGGTCAGCGAGGCCACCAAGGAGGCCGAGTCCACCAAGGCGGACGCCGAGCAGGTCGTCGCGGACGCCCGTGCGGAGGCCGAGAAGATCGTCGCGGAGGCCTCCGAGAAGGCCCGCACGATCACCGCCGAGGAGAGCGCCACCCAGCTGTCCAAGGCGGCCAAGACCGCCGAGGACGTGCTCAACAAGGCGTCGGAGGACGCCAAGCGGACCACCAGGGCGGCGGCCGAGGAGGCCGAGCGGATCCGTGGGGAGGCCGAGGCCGAGGCGGACCGGCTGCGGGCCGAGGCGCACGACATCGCCACCCAGCTCAAGGGCGCGGCGAAGGACGACACCAAGGAGTACCGCGCCAAGACGGTCGAGCTGCAGGAGGAGGCCCGCCGGCTGCGCGGCGAGGCCGAGCACCTGCGTGCCGACGCGGTCGCCGAGGGCGAGAAGATCCGCGCGGAGGCCCGCAAGGAGGCCGTGGCGCAGATCGAGGAGGCGGCCCGGTCCGCCGAGGAACTGCTGGCCAAGGCGAAGGCGGACGCGGACGCGCTGCGTTCCACCGCGCAGACGGACAGCGAGAAGGTCCGCACCGAGGCCATCGAGCGCGCCACGACGCTGCGCCGGCAGGCCGAGGAGACCCTGGAGCGCACCCGCAAGGAGGCCGAGCGGCACCGCGCGGAGGCCACCGAGCAGGCCGACGCGCTCAAGGAGGACGCCGAGCGGGCCGCGCGCGAGCTGCACGAGGAGACCGAGCGGGCCGTCGCGGCACGCCGCGCGGAGGCCGCCGAGGAGCTGACCCGGCTGCACACGGAGGCCGAGGAGCGGCTGGCCTCGGCCGAACAGGCGCTGAGCGAGGCCCGCGAGGAGGCGGGCCGCATCCGCCGGGAGGCCTCGGACGAGGCCGAGCGGCTGCGCGCCGAGGCGGCGGAGCGGGCTCGCACGCTCCGTGGGCAGGCGGAGGCGGAGGCCGAGCGGCTGCGGACCGAGGCCGCGGCGGACGCGGCGGCGTCCCGCGCGGAGGGCGAGTCGGTCGCCGTGCGGCTGCGTTCGGAGGCCGCGGCGGAGGCGGAGCGGCTCAAGACGGAGGCGCAGGACAGCGCCGACCGGATGCGGGCCGAGGCACTGGCCGCCGCCGAGCGGCTCGGCGCGGAGGCGTCCCAGGCGCTGGCCGGCGCGCAGGAGGAGGCTGCCCGGCGGCGCCGCGAGGCCGAGGAACTGCTGGGCTCGGCCCGCCAGGAGGCCGACCAGGAGCGCGAGCGGGCCCGGGAGCAGAGCGAGGAGCTGCTGGCCGCGGCGCGTACCCGCGTGGAGGAGGCGCAGGCCGAGGCCGTACGGCTGGTCGAGGAGGCCGACCGGCGTGCCACCGAGATGGTGTCGGCGGCCGAGCAGCACGCGCAGCAGGTCCGGGATGCGGTCGCGGACCTGCACGAGCAGGCGCAGGAGGAGATCACCGGGCTGCGCAGCGCCGCCGAGCACGCGGCGGACCGTACCCGGCGCGAGGCCGAGGAGGAGGCGGACCGGGTCCGGGGCGACGCCTACGCGGAGCGGGAGCGGGCGAGCGAGGACGCGAGCCGGCTGCGGCGCGAGGCGCAGGAGGAGACGGAGGCCGCCAAGTCGCTCGCCGAGCGCACGGTGTCCGAGGCGATCAGCGAGGCGGAGCGGGTCCGTTCGGAGGTCTCCGAGCAGGCCCAGCGGATGCGTACGGAGGCGTCGGACACGGTCGCCGAGGCCGAGCAGAGCGCCGCGCGCACCCGGGCCGAGGCCCGTCAGGACGCCAACCGGATCCGTTCGGAGGCGGCGACGCAGGCGGACACCCTCATCACCGAGGCGCGGAGCGAGGCCGAGCGGCTCACCACGGAGACGGTCGCGGAGACCGACCGGCAGCGCGCGGAGTCGGTCGCCAAGGCCGAGAAGCTGATCGCGGACGCGACCGGCGACGCGGAGCGGCTGCGGGCCGAGGCGTCCCGGGCGGTCGGCTCGGCGCAGCAGCACGCGCAGCAGGTCCGGGGCGAGAGCGAGCGGCTGCGGGCCGACGCGGAGCAGACGGCCGAGCGGCTGGTGACCTCGGCGCGCGAGGAGGCCGAGCGTGCCCTGGACGAGGCCCGCAAGGACGCCAACAAGCGGCGTTCCGAGGCGGCCGAGCAGGTGGACACGCTCATCACGGAGACCGCCGCCGAGGCGGACAAGCTGCTCGCCGAGGCGCAGCAGCAGGCGCAGAAGACCACCGCGGACGCGGAGGCCCAGGCCGACTCGATGGTGGGCGCGGCCCGCACCGAGGCCGACCGGCTCGTCTCCGAGGCGACCGTCGAGGGCAACTCGCGGGTGGAGAAGTCCCGTACGGACGCGGACGAGTTGCTGATCGAGGCCCGCCAGGACGCGACCCGGATCCGGGAGCGCGCCGAGGAGCTGCGGGACCGCATCACCGGCGAGATCGAGGAGCTGCACGAGCGGGCCCGCCGTGAGGCGGCCGAGACGATGAAGTCCACCGGTGACCGCTGCGACGCGCTCATCAAGGCGGCCGAGGAGCAGCTCGCCAAGGCCCAGGCGAAGGCCAAGGAACTCGTGTCCGAGGCCAACTCCGAGGCGGGCAAGGTGCGTATCGCCGCGGTGAAGAAGGCCGAGGGGCTGCTGAAGGAGGCCGAGCAGAAGAAGGCCACGCTCGTCAAGGAGGCCGAGGAGCTCAAGGCCGAGGCGATCCGCGAGGCACGGGCCACGGTCGAGGAGGGCAAGCGCGAGCTGGAGGTCCTGGTGCGGCGGCGCGCGGACATCAACGTCGAGATCTCCCGAGTGCAGGACGTCCTGGAGGCGCTGGAGTCGTTCGAGGCTCCGGGCGGCGGCAAGGACAACGGGGTGAAGGCCGCCGCGGCGGCCGGTCCGCCGGGCCAGCGGAGCAAGTCTTCGGACAGTTAG
- the mce gene encoding methylmalonyl-CoA epimerase yields MLTRIDHIGIACHNLDATVEFYRSTYGFEVFHSEVNEEQGVREAMLRINGTSDGGASYLQLLEPTREDSTVAKWLAKNGEGVHHIAFGTADVDAEAAGIRDKGVRVLYEEPRRGSMGSRITFLHPKDCHGVLTELVTSAPVESPEH; encoded by the coding sequence ATGCTGACGCGAATCGACCACATCGGGATCGCCTGCCACAACCTCGACGCGACCGTGGAGTTCTACCGGTCCACGTACGGCTTCGAGGTGTTCCACTCCGAGGTCAACGAGGAGCAGGGAGTGCGGGAGGCGATGCTCAGGATCAACGGGACCTCGGACGGAGGCGCCTCCTACCTCCAGTTGCTCGAGCCGACCCGGGAGGACTCCACCGTCGCGAAGTGGCTCGCGAAGAACGGGGAGGGGGTCCATCACATCGCCTTCGGTACGGCGGACGTCGACGCCGAGGCCGCCGGCATCAGGGACAAGGGCGTACGCGTGCTGTACGAAGAGCCCCGGCGCGGCTCCATGGGGTCACGGATCACCTTCCTGCACCCCAAGGACTGCCACGGCGTACTGACCGAACTGGTCACTTCGGCGCCCGTTGAGTCACCTGAGCACTGA
- a CDS encoding ABC transporter permease, whose amino-acid sequence MAAAQVVRSEWTKIRSVASTVWTLSLAVVVTIALGMLISALSAREFDTMSPRSRLSFDPTFISFAGMSLGQLAMIVFGVLVVSNEYSTGMIRTSLAAVPQRGAFLAGKLGVATALALVVSMVTSFAAFFLGQAMLGEHSASLGDEGVLRAVLGGGLYMTLIAVFSMGVATMLRSPMLSLGILMPFFFLISSILANVDATKKIGRFLPDQAGSRIMQVVAPLDDDTPYGPWGGLGIMALWVVAALVGGYLVLRKRDA is encoded by the coding sequence ATGGCGGCGGCACAGGTCGTCCGGTCCGAGTGGACCAAGATCCGGTCGGTGGCGTCCACGGTGTGGACGCTCTCCCTGGCGGTGGTCGTCACCATCGCGCTCGGCATGCTGATCTCGGCACTGTCGGCGCGCGAGTTCGACACCATGAGCCCGCGGAGCCGGCTCTCCTTCGATCCGACGTTCATCAGCTTCGCCGGGATGAGCCTCGGCCAGCTCGCGATGATCGTGTTCGGGGTGCTGGTGGTGTCGAACGAGTACAGCACCGGCATGATCCGCACCTCGCTGGCCGCGGTACCGCAGCGCGGTGCCTTCCTGGCCGGCAAGCTCGGCGTGGCCACCGCGCTCGCGCTCGTCGTCTCCATGGTCACCAGCTTCGCCGCCTTCTTCCTCGGGCAGGCGATGCTCGGCGAGCACAGCGCGTCCCTCGGGGACGAGGGGGTGCTGCGGGCCGTCCTCGGCGGCGGTCTCTACATGACCCTGATCGCGGTGTTCTCGATGGGCGTCGCCACCATGCTGCGCTCCCCGATGCTGTCGCTGGGCATCCTGATGCCGTTCTTCTTCCTGATCTCCAGCATCCTGGCCAACGTCGACGCGACGAAGAAGATCGGCCGATTCCTGCCCGACCAGGCGGGCAGCAGGATCATGCAGGTGGTCGCACCCCTCGACGACGACACCCCGTACGGGCCCTGGGGCGGCCTCGGCATCATGGCGCTGTGGGTGGTCGCGGCGCTCGTCGGCGGATACCTGGTGCTGAGGAAGCGCGACGCGTAG
- a CDS encoding ABC transporter ATP-binding protein → MIEAVGLTKRYGDKTAVYNLSFQVRPGAVTGFLGPNGSGKSTTMRMILGLDNPTAGHVTIGGYPYRRLPNAARQVGALLDAKAVHGGRSARNHLLSLAQLSGIPARRVDEVLGVVGLHEVAGRRSKGFSLGMGQRLGIAAALLGDPQVLLFDEPVNGLDPEGILWVRTLMKSLAAEGRTVFVSSHLMSEMALTADHLIVIGRGQLLSDMSVKDFISANSADFARVRTPDTEPQQREKLSAALSEAGGQVLPEQDGALRVMGLPLPRVSEIAHEAGVRLWELSPHQASLEEAYMRMTQGAVDYRSTDDQKAGLQQPLPPGMQPPVPVPGQGQPGWYAPPPPQQGAQQFGAAPGAPQAPAGPYGAPGAPGAAPAAPPANPYAQPVPAAAPPAAAPPAAQPSPPSPSSSDVAKPEDAR, encoded by the coding sequence ATGATCGAGGCAGTCGGCCTGACCAAGCGGTATGGCGACAAGACCGCTGTGTACAACCTTTCCTTCCAGGTGCGCCCCGGTGCCGTCACCGGCTTCCTCGGCCCCAACGGTTCGGGCAAGTCCACGACGATGCGGATGATCCTCGGCCTGGACAACCCCACCGCGGGCCACGTCACGATCGGCGGCTACCCCTACCGCAGGCTGCCCAACGCCGCCCGGCAGGTCGGCGCGCTGCTGGACGCCAAGGCCGTGCACGGCGGCCGGTCCGCCCGCAACCACCTGCTGAGCCTGGCCCAGCTGTCCGGCATCCCGGCCCGGCGGGTGGACGAGGTGCTCGGTGTGGTCGGGCTGCACGAGGTGGCCGGGCGGCGCTCCAAGGGCTTCTCCCTGGGCATGGGCCAGCGGCTCGGCATCGCCGCCGCGCTGCTCGGCGACCCCCAGGTGCTGCTGTTCGACGAGCCGGTCAACGGCCTCGACCCCGAGGGCATCCTCTGGGTGCGCACCCTGATGAAGTCGCTCGCCGCGGAGGGCCGTACGGTCTTCGTCTCGTCCCACCTGATGAGCGAGATGGCGCTGACCGCCGACCACCTCATCGTGATCGGCCGGGGACAGCTCCTGTCCGACATGAGCGTGAAGGACTTCATCTCGGCCAACTCCGCCGACTTCGCACGGGTGCGCACGCCCGACACCGAGCCGCAGCAGCGCGAGAAGCTGTCCGCCGCGCTCAGCGAGGCCGGCGGCCAGGTGCTGCCCGAGCAGGACGGCGCGCTGCGGGTGATGGGACTGCCGCTGCCGCGCGTCAGTGAGATCGCCCACGAGGCCGGCGTACGGCTGTGGGAGCTGTCACCGCACCAGGCCTCGCTGGAGGAGGCGTACATGCGGATGACGCAGGGGGCGGTCGACTACCGCTCGACCGACGACCAGAAGGCAGGGCTCCAGCAGCCGCTGCCGCCGGGCATGCAGCCGCCGGTGCCGGTGCCGGGCCAGGGTCAGCCCGGCTGGTACGCCCCGCCGCCGCCCCAGCAGGGCGCCCAGCAGTTCGGGGCGGCCCCGGGCGCACCGCAGGCTCCCGCGGGCCCGTACGGCGCTCCGGGCGCCCCCGGAGCCGCCCCGGCGGCCCCTCCGGCCAACCCGTACGCCCAGCCCGTCCCGGCAGCCGCTCCCCCGGCGGCCGCGCCGCCCGCCGCCCAGCCCAGCCCGCCCAGCCCGTCCAGCTCCGACGTGGCCAAGCCCGAGGACGCCCGATGA
- a CDS encoding cellulose-binding protein produces MSDTSPYGFELVRRGYDRAQVDERISKLVSDRDSALARITALEKRIEELHLETQNAQSQVTDAEPSYAGLGARVEKILRLAEEEAKDLREEARRAAEQHRELAESAAQQVRNDAESYSAERKAKAEDEGVRIVEKAQGEASQLRSDAQKDAQSKREEADALFEETRAKAAQAAADFETNLAKRREQSERDLASRQAKAEKRLAEIEHRAEQLRLEAEKLRTDAERRARQTVETAQRQAEDIVADANAKADRIRSESERELAALTNRRDSINAQLTNVREMLATLTGAAVAAAGTPAEDESASRGVPAQQTR; encoded by the coding sequence ATGAGCGACACTTCCCCCTACGGCTTCGAGCTTGTGCGGCGTGGATACGACCGCGCTCAGGTGGACGAACGCATCTCCAAGCTCGTCTCCGACCGTGACAGCGCTCTCGCCCGCATCACCGCTCTGGAAAAGCGCATCGAGGAGCTCCACCTCGAGACGCAGAACGCCCAGTCCCAGGTCACCGACGCCGAGCCGTCGTACGCGGGGCTCGGCGCGCGCGTGGAGAAGATCCTGCGGCTGGCCGAGGAGGAGGCGAAGGACCTCCGTGAGGAGGCCCGGCGCGCGGCCGAGCAGCACCGTGAACTCGCCGAGTCGGCCGCCCAGCAGGTGCGCAACGACGCGGAGTCGTACTCCGCCGAGCGCAAGGCGAAGGCCGAGGACGAGGGCGTCCGGATCGTCGAGAAGGCCCAGGGCGAGGCCTCTCAGCTGCGGTCGGACGCGCAGAAGGACGCGCAGTCCAAGCGCGAGGAGGCGGACGCCCTCTTCGAGGAGACCCGCGCGAAGGCCGCGCAGGCCGCCGCCGACTTCGAGACGAACCTGGCCAAGCGGCGCGAGCAGTCCGAGCGCGACCTGGCCTCGCGTCAGGCCAAGGCCGAGAAGCGCCTCGCCGAGATCGAGCACCGCGCGGAGCAGCTGCGCTTGGAGGCGGAGAAGCTGCGCACCGACGCCGAGCGCCGGGCCCGCCAGACGGTGGAGACCGCTCAGCGCCAGGCCGAGGACATCGTGGCCGACGCCAACGCCAAGGCCGACCGGATCCGTTCGGAGTCCGAGCGGGAGCTGGCGGCGCTCACCAACCGCCGCGACTCCATCAACGCCCAGCTGACCAACGTCCGCGAGATGCTGGCGACGCTCACGGGTGCCGCGGTGGCCGCGGCCGGCACGCCGGCCGAGGACGAGTCCGCCTCCCGCGGGGTTCCGGCCCAGCAGACCCGGTAA
- a CDS encoding ABC transporter ATP-binding protein produces the protein MIELEGLTKRYGEKMAVNNLTFTVRPGIVTGFLGPNGAGKSTTMRMMLGLDRPTAGDVRIDGRHYDRLKDPLKHIGALLDAKAAHGGRSAFNHLLCLAQSNGIPRQRVHEVLDTVGLTSVARKKTKGFSLGMGQRLGIAGALLGDPRILMFDEPVNGLDPEGIHWIRTLMKSLAAQGRTVFVSSHLMSEMALTADHLVVIGQGRLLADTSMADFIEHNSRSYVRIRCPQRERLLDVLHEAGITAVESGEVLEVDGAKAEQVGELAAAHQLVLHELSPQQASLEEAFMRLTAESVEYHAHSGTSAPPQQWGDGWKRG, from the coding sequence ATGATCGAGCTCGAGGGGCTGACCAAGCGGTACGGCGAGAAGATGGCGGTCAACAACCTGACCTTCACGGTCAGGCCGGGCATCGTCACGGGGTTCCTCGGTCCCAACGGCGCGGGCAAGTCCACCACCATGCGGATGATGCTGGGCCTGGACCGGCCCACGGCCGGCGACGTCCGCATCGACGGCCGGCACTACGACCGGCTCAAGGACCCGTTGAAACACATCGGCGCGCTGCTGGACGCCAAGGCCGCGCACGGCGGCCGCAGCGCCTTCAACCATCTGCTGTGTCTCGCCCAGAGCAACGGCATCCCCCGGCAGCGGGTGCACGAGGTGCTGGACACGGTGGGGCTGACCTCCGTCGCGAGGAAGAAGACCAAGGGGTTCTCGCTCGGCATGGGCCAGCGGCTCGGCATCGCGGGCGCGCTGCTCGGCGATCCGCGCATCCTGATGTTCGACGAGCCGGTCAACGGTCTCGACCCCGAGGGCATCCACTGGATCCGCACCCTGATGAAGTCGCTCGCCGCGCAGGGCCGTACGGTCTTCGTCTCCTCCCACCTGATGAGCGAGATGGCGCTGACCGCCGACCACCTCGTCGTCATCGGGCAGGGCCGGCTGCTCGCCGACACCTCCATGGCCGACTTCATCGAGCACAACTCCCGTTCGTACGTCCGGATCCGCTGCCCGCAGCGGGAACGGCTGCTGGACGTGCTGCACGAGGCCGGGATCACGGCCGTCGAGAGCGGCGAGGTGCTGGAGGTGGACGGCGCCAAGGCCGAGCAGGTCGGGGAACTGGCGGCCGCCCACCAGCTGGTGCTGCACGAACTGAGCCCGCAGCAGGCCTCCCTGGAGGAGGCGTTCATGCGGCTGACCGCGGAGTCGGTGGAGTACCACGCGCACTCCGGTACGTCCGCGCCCCCGCAGCAGTGGGGCGACGGCTGGAAGAGGGGCTGA
- a CDS encoding ABC transporter permease subunit, with product MSTPQPPTQQAAPVWQAAEPGYHSPIPVVRTHLGHALASEWTKIRSLRSTMWTLGVFVLLVVGIGLLTGVVVASTDTDLNGESALSLGFFGLLLGSMCLVSLGVLTTATEYGTGMIRTTMVACPSRGRVLAAKALVFFLIAFTVTLLSATAVAFLHMVMLEGNNAGQPTGDEWLKATVGISLHLALLGTLSLAVGSIVRHSAGAITLMIGALLAPLVIAMFMFASSLEGVRDALFEYSIPNQLSVFYSNSLSTSGPSGWDPLWIMLGVTAAALGGAFLLLGERDV from the coding sequence ATGAGCACGCCCCAGCCCCCGACCCAGCAGGCCGCGCCCGTGTGGCAGGCGGCGGAGCCCGGCTACCACTCGCCGATCCCGGTGGTGCGCACGCACCTGGGGCACGCGCTCGCCTCCGAGTGGACGAAGATCCGGTCGCTGCGCTCCACGATGTGGACGCTGGGCGTGTTCGTGCTGCTCGTCGTCGGCATCGGACTGCTGACCGGTGTGGTGGTGGCGAGCACCGACACGGACCTGAACGGTGAGAGCGCCCTGTCCCTGGGCTTCTTCGGACTGCTCCTGGGCAGCATGTGCCTCGTCTCGCTGGGCGTGCTGACCACGGCCACGGAGTACGGCACCGGCATGATCCGCACCACCATGGTGGCCTGCCCCTCGCGCGGGCGGGTGCTCGCGGCGAAGGCCCTGGTGTTCTTCCTGATCGCCTTCACGGTGACGCTGCTGTCCGCGACGGCCGTCGCGTTCCTGCACATGGTGATGCTGGAGGGCAACAACGCGGGACAGCCCACCGGCGACGAGTGGCTGAAGGCCACCGTCGGCATCTCGCTCCACCTCGCCCTGCTCGGCACGCTCTCGCTGGCCGTCGGCTCGATCGTCCGGCACTCGGCGGGCGCCATCACCCTCATGATCGGCGCCCTGCTCGCCCCGCTGGTGATCGCGATGTTCATGTTCGCCTCCTCGCTGGAGGGCGTGCGCGACGCCCTGTTCGAGTACTCCATCCCGAACCAGTTGAGCGTCTTCTACTCCAACTCCCTGAGCACGTCCGGACCGTCCGGCTGGGACCCGCTGTGGATCATGCTCGGGGTCACGGCCGCGGCGCTCGGCGGCGCCTTCCTCCTGCTGGGGGAGCGGGACGTGTAG
- a CDS encoding LLM class flavin-dependent oxidoreductase gives MRVGSFVLAARFPGQGEGEALHRAVRSAEVAEEAGLDAVWLGEHHFVPYGTCPSAVTLAALLLGRTRRIRVGTAVSVLPTVHPVALGEQAALLHVTSGGRFSLGVGRGGPWVDLEVFGSGLEAYEKGFPESLDLLTRWLRDPSVAAAGERFRFREVPVVPRPSECLTEVEGPEVVVACTSPASVRLAAERGLPMLLGMHVGDEEKGEMVALWQRHARACGRPAAEVHRAAHVSAGVVQIADRRTDAAETLLKALPGWLRQGLEAHVTVDGRERRMRDPLAYTELLCGLHPVGSPRLCADRLAATSERTGISRFALLVEGSGDLAATEENVRRLGAEVIPQLV, from the coding sequence ATGCGCGTGGGAAGTTTCGTGTTGGCCGCCCGGTTCCCCGGGCAGGGCGAAGGGGAGGCACTGCACCGAGCGGTCCGTTCGGCCGAGGTGGCCGAGGAGGCCGGGCTGGACGCGGTCTGGCTGGGCGAGCACCACTTCGTGCCGTACGGCACCTGCCCGTCGGCGGTCACCCTGGCGGCGTTGCTGCTGGGCCGCACCCGCCGCATCCGGGTCGGTACGGCGGTCAGCGTGCTGCCCACCGTCCACCCGGTGGCGCTCGGCGAGCAGGCCGCGCTGCTGCACGTCACCAGCGGCGGGCGGTTCTCGCTGGGCGTCGGGCGCGGCGGACCGTGGGTCGACCTGGAGGTCTTCGGGTCCGGCCTCGAGGCGTACGAGAAGGGGTTCCCCGAATCACTCGATCTCCTGACGCGCTGGCTGCGCGACCCCTCGGTCGCGGCCGCCGGGGAGCGCTTCCGGTTCCGTGAAGTGCCCGTCGTCCCGCGCCCCTCGGAGTGCCTCACCGAGGTGGAGGGCCCCGAGGTCGTGGTCGCCTGCACCTCCCCGGCGAGCGTGCGGCTCGCGGCCGAGCGCGGGCTGCCGATGCTGCTCGGCATGCACGTGGGGGACGAGGAGAAGGGCGAGATGGTCGCCCTGTGGCAGCGGCACGCGCGTGCCTGCGGACGGCCGGCGGCGGAGGTCCACCGCGCGGCCCATGTGTCGGCCGGCGTCGTGCAGATCGCCGACCGGCGCACCGACGCGGCGGAGACGCTGCTCAAGGCGCTGCCCGGCTGGCTGCGGCAGGGACTCGAGGCCCATGTCACGGTGGACGGCCGGGAGCGGCGGATGCGCGACCCGCTGGCCTACACCGAACTGCTCTGCGGGCTGCACCCGGTGGGCTCCCCGCGGCTGTGCGCGGACCGGCTCGCCGCGACCAGCGAGCGGACCGGCATCTCCCGGTTCGCCCTGCTCGTCGAGGGGTCCGGCGACCTCGCGGCGACCGAGGAGAACGTACGGCGGCTCGGTGCCGAGGTGATCCCCCAACTCGTCTGA